The following coding sequences lie in one Pseudoalteromonas sp. Scap06 genomic window:
- a CDS encoding PAS domain-containing methyl-accepting chemotaxis protein produces MSRRNQATVDQEVSFGIDEELVSTTDLRGVITYANDNFCKVSGYTINELTGKNHNMVRHPDMPPAAFGDMWFNLKSDTAWRGAVKNRCKDGRYYWVDAFVTPIYENGKKVGYQSVRQQLLPEYKNRAEKLYQRLNNGQSITPLSEKLAAFKLPLFIGGAALIAWLTSYMFWLCLLFVPLPFVIFYEELIRSQSTIKKTKAGPDSVSRHIYSGSDSLSYSDFQIKLLEGKVTTIVGRIIDGTLSLSKGADSLKICAEAAQAGVEKEASELHQVSSAVEEMVHSIDEVAKNTLVTNQRVQQAHQDCESATQAMSGTMREVSLLANEVDNSASSASGLAIEAEKIGGIMQEIQGIADQTNLLALNAAIEAARAGEHGRGFSVVADEVRALSSRTHTATEQIQVSISEMQSTLLNWSKTMEAGKNAAETCVKETRNSQDIVSKVYAAITDISDLATQISTAAEEQSMVSQEISRNISNISTASSENLAQAHSVGTESDAIEKHSKALASLGLSFKVG; encoded by the coding sequence ATGAGTAGAAGAAATCAAGCAACGGTAGACCAGGAAGTTTCGTTCGGCATTGACGAAGAGTTAGTTTCTACAACAGATTTACGAGGGGTTATCACCTATGCAAATGATAACTTTTGTAAAGTTTCAGGGTACACCATTAATGAATTGACAGGGAAAAACCATAACATGGTTCGACATCCTGATATGCCGCCAGCGGCATTTGGTGATATGTGGTTCAATTTAAAAAGCGATACCGCTTGGCGAGGAGCGGTAAAAAATAGATGTAAAGATGGGCGTTATTATTGGGTTGATGCCTTTGTAACCCCTATTTATGAAAACGGTAAAAAAGTAGGTTATCAATCAGTTCGCCAACAACTCCTTCCAGAATATAAAAACCGAGCAGAAAAGCTATACCAACGTTTAAATAATGGTCAATCAATTACGCCTTTAAGTGAAAAATTAGCTGCATTTAAGCTTCCTCTATTTATTGGAGGGGCAGCTTTAATTGCTTGGTTAACAAGCTATATGTTCTGGTTATGTTTACTGTTTGTTCCTCTGCCTTTTGTTATTTTTTATGAAGAGTTAATTCGTTCGCAAAGCACAATCAAAAAAACCAAAGCAGGTCCAGATAGCGTATCTCGGCATATTTATTCTGGTAGCGACAGCCTCAGCTATAGTGATTTTCAGATTAAATTACTTGAGGGTAAAGTCACTACTATTGTTGGCCGGATTATTGATGGTACCTTAAGCTTGAGTAAAGGTGCTGATTCTCTAAAAATTTGTGCTGAAGCTGCGCAGGCCGGTGTTGAAAAAGAAGCATCAGAATTACATCAAGTGTCGTCAGCGGTTGAAGAAATGGTGCATTCAATTGATGAAGTAGCAAAAAATACTTTAGTAACTAACCAACGAGTGCAACAAGCTCACCAAGACTGCGAAAGCGCAACGCAAGCGATGTCAGGCACCATGCGTGAAGTATCGTTACTCGCCAACGAGGTGGATAACTCGGCAAGTTCAGCGAGCGGGCTAGCAATAGAGGCTGAAAAAATTGGTGGCATAATGCAAGAAATACAAGGGATTGCCGATCAAACAAATTTACTTGCACTTAATGCGGCTATAGAAGCTGCGCGTGCTGGTGAGCATGGTCGAGGGTTCTCGGTTGTTGCTGATGAAGTGCGAGCACTCTCAAGTAGAACGCATACTGCTACAGAGCAAATTCAAGTCTCTATATCTGAAATGCAATCTACGTTACTCAATTGGTCAAAAACAATGGAAGCGGGTAAAAACGCGGCAGAGACTTGTGTTAAAGAAACGCGAAATAGCCAAGATATCGTCTCAAAAGTATATGCTGCAATTACTGATATTTCTGATTTAGCAACACAAATATCAACCGCAGCAGAAGAGCAAAGCATGGTATCACAAGAAATCAGCCGTAATATTTCAAATATTAGTACCGCTTCGTCAGAAAACTTAGCCCAAGCGCACAGTGTAGGTACAGAGTCTGATGCGATTGAAAAACACTCTAAAGCATTAGCATCACTAGGTCTTTCTTTTAAAGTAGGTTAA
- a CDS encoding mechanosensitive ion channel family protein produces MDSILNWLNENSGLILHYGIQAVIALVIFLLGGRIAKFCANLTAKAFDKKKVDVAVSSFVSSIVYAIVFAATILMALSQIGIETTSFIAILGAAGLAVGLALQGSLSNFASGVLIILLRPFKSGDYVEAGGKAGTIKKIEIFSTEMRTPDNKVIVMPNSKIMSDAIINYSREATRRVDLVIGVGYDADLRKAKEVLKSVLDNESRILKDPAYNVSVSELADSSVNFIVRPWVNSEDYWPTYWSLMENIKIALDDADITIPFPQMDVHLHKQD; encoded by the coding sequence ATGGATTCAATACTCAATTGGCTGAATGAAAATTCAGGCTTAATCTTACACTATGGTATTCAAGCAGTTATAGCGCTTGTTATATTTTTACTCGGTGGCCGAATTGCCAAGTTTTGTGCAAATTTAACCGCTAAAGCATTCGACAAGAAGAAAGTAGATGTAGCGGTTTCATCGTTTGTATCTAGTATTGTGTATGCCATTGTATTTGCAGCCACTATTTTAATGGCGCTGTCACAAATTGGTATCGAAACCACGTCATTTATTGCTATTTTAGGTGCCGCAGGTTTAGCGGTTGGCTTAGCACTGCAAGGGTCGCTATCTAACTTTGCATCTGGTGTGCTAATTATTTTACTACGCCCATTTAAATCTGGTGACTACGTTGAAGCTGGCGGTAAAGCCGGTACGATTAAAAAAATTGAAATATTTTCTACTGAAATGCGCACTCCTGACAACAAAGTTATTGTAATGCCCAATTCAAAAATAATGTCAGATGCAATCATTAACTACTCGCGCGAAGCAACGCGTCGCGTTGATCTTGTGATTGGTGTTGGCTACGACGCCGATTTACGTAAAGCAAAAGAAGTACTTAAATCAGTACTAGATAACGAATCACGTATTTTAAAAGATCCTGCATACAACGTATCGGTTTCTGAACTTGCCGATTCAAGCGTTAACTTTATCGTACGCCCTTGGGTTAACTCAGAAGATTACTGGCCAACATACTGGTCGTTAATGGAAAACATTAAAATAGCGTTAGACGACGCTGATATTACCATTCCATTTCCACAAATGGATGTGCATTTGCACAAGCAAGACTAA
- a CDS encoding YdiY family protein — translation MKLKLLSILVAASATTSAFASEEEQKTWEVTSEVGAIITSGNTETTTLKGGIKVLHNLESWNNEYKLDGIYKEDEVENDAGTKEKQRTNEKYSISAQGNYKLNEKHAHLFIYGSHVSDYFGAYRSESVISAGYGLRLLNETNMKLNAEIGPGYKYFKYPDISEEVDENGNSLAGEYEGEVIALGKVDFSWKISDNARFTQLVSVEYGDTNTKTRSESALLTKINGSLQMKVAYNITNNSDVADDKEATDTETSLTLVYSF, via the coding sequence ATGAAACTTAAGCTTTTATCAATTTTAGTAGCAGCCTCAGCTACAACCAGTGCATTTGCATCAGAAGAAGAACAAAAAACCTGGGAAGTAACCAGTGAAGTGGGCGCTATCATTACCAGTGGTAATACCGAAACAACGACCTTAAAAGGTGGTATTAAAGTATTGCATAACTTAGAAAGTTGGAATAACGAGTATAAGTTAGACGGCATCTACAAAGAAGATGAAGTAGAAAACGACGCTGGCACAAAAGAAAAACAGCGTACTAACGAAAAGTACTCTATTTCAGCGCAGGGTAATTACAAATTAAACGAAAAGCATGCTCATTTATTTATTTATGGGTCGCACGTATCTGATTACTTTGGCGCATACCGAAGTGAATCAGTTATTTCAGCGGGTTATGGTTTACGTTTACTAAACGAGACAAACATGAAGCTAAACGCTGAAATTGGTCCGGGTTATAAGTATTTTAAGTATCCAGATATTAGCGAAGAGGTTGATGAAAACGGCAACTCATTAGCGGGTGAATACGAAGGCGAAGTGATTGCCTTAGGTAAAGTAGATTTTAGCTGGAAAATTTCAGACAACGCGCGTTTTACTCAGTTAGTGTCGGTAGAATACGGTGATACTAATACTAAAACCCGTTCAGAAAGCGCATTACTTACTAAAATCAATGGCTCACTGCAAATGAAAGTGGCTTACAATATAACCAACAACTCAGATGTGGCTGATGACAAAGAAGCAACAGATACAGAGACTTCACTAACACTTGTTTACAGTTTTTAA
- a CDS encoding SLBB domain-containing protein has product MKLTNFFSAVLFFSMLTSTSAIGAEERVQPTEQQLEQFKKLPESQQEALAKKYGIDLSALKKSKDKDSDDELLTPSVLPRNSKTKIDDEEFQTEEEKFKPKSDEPKPFGYELFSGEPTTFTPSENALVPDSYIVGPGDTFTINLYGKESSSEEVEVDREGRLAIDKLQPVSVSGMQYSEVVKLIKVKVEKEMIGVEPFVSMGKTRSIRVMVLGEAYLAGAYTIPALSSISHALFVSGGISEIGSLRNIQLKRAGKTIQTLDLYDLLIRGDSSDDVILKPGDVVFIPTVGKQVTVDGEVRRPAIFELQDNESVHDLIEMAGGFNGAAYPQRTVVERYTGNSFKTILQIDLTNSDSKYIAKNGDKIKVPSSSEELNDAVTLLGAVTYPGNYSWSEGDKVSKLFTSIKSDLLPIADYEYALIIREVNIKGDIEVHQFSPLKAIANNPEQDIELKARDKVVVFSRFQSKEDEEIALDSLALTQEQIKLREKMALWDDFEQKQFYEFIDLGDSLDKELAEQVEKQLAEEDKNRVTAITEILNKKVELEDDEYSYFSRERLLKPILAKLNQQAGYKSKVQIYAIRGEVYHEGIYPRPVNANINKAIASAGGLKESAFLESAEITRFSPKNAAMLEHVNINLDEAVSNPTKEKFLVHSKDSINVYPIPNWQKGLKVSLYGEVKFPGDYDIRKGESLREVIKRAGGFTDYSYPEGAVFTRENLRFQQQQQLNKLSEDLRRDITSKSFNSSITDSSLSYEDMNSLINDLAKVKAVGRLVINLPAIVEGKLDIPLEDSDTLYIPSKQNSINVVGEVNFSSSHLFDSALSVDDYIGRSGGFKQRADEDRVYIIKASGLVKIPNNNSWFGVDRSEILEPGDTVVVPLDTEHVDNLTLWSTATQILYQMGVALAAVSSL; this is encoded by the coding sequence GTGAAGTTAACTAATTTTTTTTCGGCAGTACTATTTTTCAGTATGCTTACCTCTACGTCGGCTATAGGGGCTGAAGAAAGAGTTCAGCCAACTGAACAACAGTTAGAGCAATTTAAAAAATTGCCAGAATCTCAACAGGAAGCTTTAGCAAAAAAATATGGTATAGACTTAAGTGCTTTAAAAAAGTCAAAAGATAAAGATTCTGATGATGAACTTTTAACACCTTCAGTACTTCCTCGAAATAGTAAAACTAAAATAGATGATGAGGAGTTTCAAACTGAAGAAGAGAAATTTAAACCGAAATCAGATGAACCAAAGCCATTTGGGTATGAGCTCTTCTCCGGTGAGCCAACAACATTTACCCCTTCTGAAAATGCTTTAGTTCCAGATAGTTACATTGTAGGGCCTGGCGATACTTTTACTATAAATTTATACGGTAAAGAGTCATCGAGTGAAGAAGTTGAAGTTGATAGAGAGGGGCGTTTAGCAATAGATAAATTGCAGCCAGTGTCTGTTTCGGGTATGCAATACAGTGAAGTAGTTAAACTTATAAAGGTTAAGGTTGAAAAAGAAATGATTGGTGTTGAGCCATTCGTTTCTATGGGAAAAACTAGAAGTATTAGGGTAATGGTTTTAGGTGAAGCTTATCTTGCAGGTGCTTATACCATTCCCGCACTGTCTTCTATCTCACATGCTTTATTTGTAAGTGGCGGTATTTCTGAAATTGGCTCTTTACGTAATATTCAGTTAAAACGAGCTGGTAAAACAATTCAAACTCTCGATTTGTATGATCTGCTAATTCGTGGTGATAGTTCAGATGATGTAATTTTAAAGCCAGGTGACGTAGTTTTTATTCCGACTGTAGGTAAACAGGTTACTGTGGATGGTGAGGTTCGTAGACCAGCTATTTTTGAGTTACAAGATAATGAATCAGTGCATGATTTAATTGAGATGGCAGGTGGCTTTAATGGAGCCGCTTATCCACAAAGAACAGTTGTAGAACGCTATACTGGTAATAGTTTCAAAACAATTCTGCAAATAGACTTAACAAATTCAGATTCTAAATATATTGCTAAAAACGGTGATAAAATAAAGGTACCTTCATCAAGTGAAGAGTTAAACGATGCAGTAACTTTACTCGGTGCTGTAACATATCCAGGTAATTATTCGTGGAGCGAAGGAGATAAAGTTAGCAAACTATTTACCTCGATCAAGAGTGATTTACTTCCGATAGCAGATTATGAATACGCTCTTATAATCAGGGAAGTAAATATCAAAGGTGATATAGAGGTGCATCAATTTTCACCACTTAAAGCGATTGCTAACAATCCTGAGCAAGATATAGAGCTAAAAGCACGTGACAAAGTGGTTGTTTTTAGTCGCTTTCAATCTAAAGAGGATGAGGAAATAGCATTAGACTCATTAGCTTTAACCCAAGAGCAAATTAAATTAAGAGAAAAAATGGCTTTATGGGATGATTTTGAGCAAAAACAATTTTATGAATTTATAGATTTAGGTGACTCCTTAGATAAGGAGCTTGCTGAGCAAGTTGAAAAACAACTTGCCGAAGAAGATAAAAATAGAGTTACCGCAATTACGGAAATTTTAAATAAAAAAGTTGAATTAGAAGATGACGAGTATTCATATTTCAGCAGAGAAAGACTCCTTAAGCCTATACTTGCTAAATTAAATCAGCAGGCGGGTTACAAAAGTAAAGTGCAAATTTACGCAATTCGTGGTGAGGTTTATCATGAAGGGATTTATCCTCGTCCGGTTAATGCCAATATAAATAAGGCAATTGCATCTGCAGGGGGGCTAAAAGAGTCAGCATTTCTTGAAAGTGCAGAGATAACGCGTTTTTCACCAAAAAATGCGGCAATGTTAGAGCATGTTAATATTAATTTAGATGAAGCAGTTAGTAATCCTACAAAAGAAAAGTTTCTGGTCCATAGTAAAGATTCAATCAATGTTTACCCAATACCTAATTGGCAGAAAGGACTAAAAGTAAGCTTATATGGTGAAGTTAAATTTCCTGGTGATTACGATATTCGTAAAGGTGAAAGTTTACGAGAAGTAATAAAAAGGGCTGGAGGGTTTACAGATTATTCTTACCCTGAAGGGGCTGTATTTACACGCGAAAATCTACGTTTTCAACAGCAACAGCAGCTAAACAAGTTGTCAGAAGACTTGCGAAGAGATATTACTTCTAAAAGCTTTAACAGCTCAATCACCGACTCATCGCTGAGTTATGAAGACATGAATAGCTTGATTAATGATTTGGCTAAAGTGAAAGCGGTGGGTCGTTTAGTTATAAATTTACCAGCTATTGTGGAGGGTAAATTAGATATCCCCCTAGAAGATAGCGATACGCTCTATATTCCAAGCAAACAAAACAGTATTAATGTTGTTGGTGAGGTTAACTTCTCTAGCTCACATTTATTTGATTCAGCTTTATCGGTTGATGACTACATCGGTAGAAGTGGTGGCTTTAAGCAGCGTGCAGACGAAGATCGTGTTTACATTATTAAAGCAAGCGGCCTAGTTAAAATACCAAATAATAATTCTTGGTTTGGTGTTGATCGCTCTGAAATACTAGAGCCAGGAGATACAGTCGTGGTGCCATTAGACACAGAGCACGTTGATAACTTAACTTTGTGGAGCACAGCAACACAAATACTTTATCAAATGGGTGTAGCCCTAGCTGCGGTTAGTTCACTGTAA
- the gspG gene encoding type II secretion system major pseudopilin GspG — translation MKKNNGFTMMELLIVIVILGLLASLVAPKFFGKLSTAERGIAATQMSAFETAIDTYRLDLGRYPSKLEQLRSSDEPRWDGPYLPKDVPLDPWGNPYVYSLNNDKINPYTLMSYGADGKEGGEDNNADIVHQ, via the coding sequence ATGAAAAAAAACAATGGTTTTACTATGATGGAACTACTCATAGTTATCGTAATCTTAGGACTTTTGGCATCTTTAGTTGCCCCCAAATTTTTCGGTAAATTGAGCACGGCAGAAAGAGGCATTGCAGCGACTCAAATGTCGGCCTTCGAAACAGCTATTGATACATATAGGCTTGATTTGGGTCGATACCCATCAAAATTAGAGCAACTAAGAAGTAGTGATGAGCCTAGATGGGATGGTCCTTACTTACCTAAAGATGTTCCTTTAGATCCATGGGGTAATCCATATGTCTATAGTCTTAATAACGATAAAATTAATCCTTATACTTTAATGTCATACGGTGCTGATGGGAAAGAAGGTGGTGAAGATAATAATGCAGATATAGTGCACCAATGA
- a CDS encoding type II secretion system F family protein has protein sequence MLFKYKAYDHSGAKSEGETEADSKQAAITAIQAMGLFPSHVEEVKADAISLFKSNAITLADLEFLTAELSLLLESGVRIDKGIDIIRRTKAKASLAKLLDDLNKKIKKGNSLSSACRDYPEVFDELYCNLIELGEASGNLSEVFADLAKDLKFKRDLRSKIIGSLTYPIVIFAVCIMSVVFIFNFIIPKMASMFAGADDLPWYTSFMLSMSDWMVQYQGFLFVGLILSIFLCIYSLKQPRILRWWQGVSLKLPIISNAVITIERIRFNSGLSMMLKSGIPIDKALGLSAGNIRNYHLRREIEIAKQKVKRGSSLSPALQQTSIYPAFFVSLLEVGEESGNLERVFEEIANRSRVDFESWTEKMTTLLEPLMILIMGGIVGGVVVIMLLSMVSMNDVGL, from the coding sequence ATGCTTTTTAAATACAAAGCTTACGACCACTCAGGTGCAAAAAGTGAAGGGGAAACTGAAGCTGATAGCAAGCAAGCAGCTATTACAGCAATTCAAGCAATGGGGTTATTTCCTTCTCATGTAGAAGAAGTAAAAGCAGATGCAATCTCATTATTTAAGAGCAATGCAATTACGCTTGCTGATCTTGAGTTTTTAACTGCAGAACTTAGCCTTTTGCTTGAATCAGGAGTTCGTATAGATAAAGGGATTGATATTATCAGGCGAACTAAAGCTAAAGCATCTTTGGCTAAGTTACTCGATGATTTAAATAAAAAGATAAAAAAGGGTAATAGCTTATCATCTGCTTGTCGAGATTACCCTGAAGTATTTGATGAGTTGTACTGTAACTTAATTGAGCTCGGTGAAGCATCAGGTAATCTGAGTGAAGTGTTTGCCGACTTAGCAAAAGACTTAAAATTTAAAAGAGATCTGCGCAGTAAAATCATAGGCTCACTCACTTATCCAATCGTAATTTTTGCGGTTTGTATAATGAGCGTAGTGTTTATATTTAACTTTATTATACCGAAAATGGCGAGCATGTTTGCAGGGGCTGATGACCTGCCTTGGTATACATCGTTTATGCTTAGTATGAGTGACTGGATGGTCCAATACCAAGGCTTTTTATTTGTGGGCCTCATACTATCTATATTTCTTTGCATTTATTCATTAAAACAACCAAGAATACTTCGGTGGTGGCAAGGGGTATCTTTAAAGTTACCCATTATTTCAAATGCTGTTATAACTATCGAGAGAATCCGCTTCAATAGCGGCTTATCTATGATGCTTAAGTCGGGTATCCCTATAGACAAAGCCCTAGGGCTTTCGGCAGGTAATATTCGTAACTATCATTTGCGCAGAGAGATTGAAATCGCAAAACAAAAAGTAAAAAGAGGTAGTTCACTTTCACCAGCTTTACAGCAAACATCTATATATCCAGCTTTTTTTGTTTCATTACTCGAGGTTGGTGAAGAGTCAGGAAATCTTGAAAGAGTATTTGAAGAAATAGCCAATCGCTCAAGGGTGGACTTTGAAAGTTGGACCGAAAAAATGACTACATTATTAGAACCTTTAATGATACTCATCATGGGGGGGATTGTAGGCGGTGTTGTTGTAATTATGCTACTTAGCATGGTTTCTATGAATGATGTTGGATTATAG
- a CDS encoding prepilin-type N-terminal cleavage/methylation domain-containing protein, protein MFKIKGFTLIELMVVMAVVALLVGLVGPLTMQQLDKAQAKAELLNLKRELVAVSQRAFFSDMQLTAKLAGKELSVFSEDNQTIIYNKNFDYLFFQPQEIVFNNIGFVSLTSINANYRDEPLTINLNDLINKPYAFNQNNVGF, encoded by the coding sequence GTGTTTAAAATTAAAGGTTTTACATTAATCGAACTCATGGTTGTAATGGCTGTAGTCGCACTCCTGGTCGGCTTAGTGGGGCCATTGACTATGCAGCAGCTAGACAAAGCACAAGCTAAGGCTGAGTTACTAAATTTAAAAAGAGAGTTAGTAGCAGTAAGTCAAAGAGCTTTTTTTTCAGATATGCAATTAACGGCTAAATTAGCAGGAAAAGAGCTTAGTGTGTTTTCTGAAGATAACCAAACAATCATTTATAACAAAAACTTTGACTACCTTTTTTTTCAACCGCAAGAGATCGTGTTTAATAATATTGGTTTTGTCTCCTTGACTTCTATAAATGCAAACTACCGAGACGAGCCTTTAACTATAAATTTAAACGACTTAATAAATAAACCTTACGCATTTAACCAAAATAATGTGGGCTTCTGA
- a CDS encoding prepilin-type N-terminal cleavage/methylation domain-containing protein — protein MQYTKKQSGFTLIEVLVASVILFSSIAIVGVVYKGVLVSTVKAEKHMHLTSVVSTAVDKIERKLKTIGNSAQQEDSGTFVLLGVTANWHAVLVQSKSPPDLFDPDSGKSVQIEKKYNLWRVELKLNYKGTSQVYNFSGLNWSD, from the coding sequence ATGCAGTACACAAAGAAACAGTCAGGATTTACGCTTATAGAAGTGCTTGTCGCGAGTGTTATATTATTTTCATCAATTGCTATTGTAGGTGTTGTTTATAAAGGGGTATTGGTTTCAACAGTAAAAGCAGAAAAGCATATGCATTTAACGAGTGTTGTCTCTACGGCTGTTGATAAAATAGAAAGAAAATTAAAAACCATCGGTAATAGCGCTCAACAGGAAGATTCTGGGACTTTTGTTCTTCTAGGTGTTACAGCAAATTGGCATGCAGTACTTGTGCAAAGTAAGTCACCCCCTGATTTATTTGATCCTGACTCAGGCAAATCTGTACAAATTGAGAAAAAATATAATCTCTGGCGAGTCGAGCTAAAGCTTAATTATAAAGGAACATCGCAAGTTTATAACTTTTCAGGATTAAACTGGAGTGATTAA
- a CDS encoding prepilin-type N-terminal cleavage/methylation domain-containing protein has product MQSKGFTLIELLITISILSALIFTGTFSYQMLANRWQEEVGTYNKTLANSKGISLLSRILHGVAPYIIIDERENKRPGLLFVGNENKLFGVTQQGLFSGKYPEIFRLTLEQQENKKYNLIYQSVSTKNQSIFTTQQEIAFEHNYLLLENIDELVFSYRGWDNLPSMSIQKEAQEQPKVTNEYSGINKQLLPLNIMTTLTINSETMMIEVDSGRDSLQHTTLYLGNNS; this is encoded by the coding sequence GTGCAATCGAAAGGTTTTACACTTATAGAGTTGTTAATTACCATTTCTATTTTAAGTGCCTTAATTTTTACCGGCACCTTCAGCTATCAAATGTTAGCTAATCGATGGCAAGAAGAAGTGGGTACTTATAATAAAACGCTTGCAAATAGTAAGGGAATTTCATTACTTTCCAGAATACTGCATGGTGTAGCCCCGTATATTATTATTGATGAAAGAGAAAATAAAAGGCCAGGTCTGCTTTTTGTTGGCAATGAAAATAAGCTTTTTGGAGTGACGCAACAAGGGTTGTTTTCTGGTAAATACCCTGAAATTTTTAGGTTAACATTAGAGCAACAAGAAAATAAAAAGTATAATTTAATTTACCAGTCAGTCAGTACTAAAAACCAGTCTATTTTTACTACTCAGCAAGAAATCGCATTTGAACATAACTACTTGCTACTTGAAAACATAGATGAACTTGTCTTTTCCTACCGAGGTTGGGATAACTTGCCCTCTATGTCCATACAAAAAGAAGCACAAGAGCAACCAAAAGTAACAAATGAATACTCAGGCATTAATAAGCAGTTGTTACCTTTAAATATAATGACTACGTTAACAATTAACTCAGAAACAATGATGATCGAGGTTGACTCTGGCAGAGATTCGCTGCAGCATACCACCCTATATTTAGGAAATAACTCATGA
- a CDS encoding general secretion pathway protein GspK, translated as MNQAAGIALIQVLLITALLSVFALFLNQGASRHIHLSMLAQQRAEAEILLHSAKNELLYTLLTESLLYPAIGSSESISQTASRAIQDKWNFHNQAFPLSENVKIKIQDQSALLNVNFFPSARLVKLLTSSGASPKRAKQITDTLLDWLDADNIPRELGNDSFMSSNIRNGKIVDITEIEKALVLTEDEKKVLYSNLSVFSRGDLNIMSASKELIASMSTLEKAEFVTQLREQGKLNIGDFKEYTGIEYQDGIRFASSNRLGVQLLINYKNISLSKNFVLKISPYAKNKTPPYDLLLERN; from the coding sequence ATGAATCAAGCCGCAGGTATCGCGCTGATTCAAGTGCTACTGATTACTGCATTATTGTCGGTGTTTGCTCTATTTTTGAATCAAGGAGCATCTAGGCATATTCACCTTTCTATGCTTGCTCAACAAAGAGCTGAGGCTGAAATATTATTGCACTCAGCTAAAAATGAGCTGTTATATACATTGTTAACTGAGTCTCTGTTATACCCTGCAATTGGTAGTAGCGAGAGCATTTCGCAAACCGCGAGTAGAGCAATACAGGACAAATGGAATTTTCATAACCAGGCATTTCCATTGTCAGAAAATGTAAAAATAAAAATTCAAGATCAATCCGCATTACTGAATGTAAACTTTTTTCCAAGCGCTCGTTTAGTCAAACTATTAACATCTTCTGGAGCCTCTCCCAAAAGAGCAAAGCAAATAACGGACACCTTGCTAGATTGGCTTGATGCTGATAACATCCCTCGAGAACTAGGCAATGATAGCTTTATGTCAAGTAATATCCGAAACGGCAAAATAGTTGATATAACAGAGATAGAAAAAGCGCTTGTTTTAACCGAAGATGAAAAAAAAGTACTATATAGTAACTTGAGTGTTTTCTCGCGGGGCGATTTAAATATTATGTCTGCTAGTAAAGAGCTTATAGCCTCTATGAGTACACTAGAAAAGGCAGAGTTTGTTACCCAGTTACGCGAGCAAGGTAAATTAAATATTGGTGACTTTAAAGAATATACCGGCATTGAATATCAAGACGGTATAAGGTTTGCATCTTCGAATAGACTTGGTGTTCAGCTGCTTATAAACTATAAAAATATTTCACTGAGTAAAAACTTTGTATTAAAAATTTCTCCTTATGCAAAAAACAAGACTCCCCCCTACGACTTACTGTTAGAGCGCAACTAA